One genomic segment of Bradyrhizobium diazoefficiens includes these proteins:
- a CDS encoding DUF2274 domain-containing protein gives MPKLRIGTLPDDKPVKVTAELPASVHRDLVAYAEAVARENGQSIDPVKLIAPMLARFMATDRGFAKARRSAHPPRAGGGEG, from the coding sequence ATGCCCAAGCTTAGAATAGGAACACTGCCCGACGACAAGCCGGTCAAGGTCACCGCGGAGCTCCCGGCATCAGTGCATCGGGATCTCGTGGCCTATGCAGAGGCTGTGGCACGCGAAAACGGGCAGAGCATCGATCCAGTGAAGCTGATCGCGCCCATGCTGGCGCGATTCATGGCCACTGACCGTGGATTTGCAAAGGCAAGGCGAAGCGCTCATCCCCCGAGAGCCGGTGGAGGCGAGGGATAG
- a CDS encoding LysR family transcriptional regulator yields MPNTGTNCWKPAVSDTLGTCSESRIKMHAVSNVRLSDPSIRKLQMTPSSQATRIELRHLRAAIAAAECGSFRQASELLVVRHSVLSRLISQLEHLVGATLFARSNAGVVPTVAGQSVLRISRTILEQVDAILATARSSGRGEAGRLSVGFCTSISAGNLRATMIDFKKRLPLVELATIERPRPLLMSALRNGTLDITIVPGRRPLSDVKTLPVWSERALALVPNDHPLATRQVIYWTDLRSQTVLLGEQDLGSELEDLLVSRLVTDEHRPTIERHDVSRGIIKSLISMGLGIGLVMESDVGASFAGLVYRELHDDAGMSRIGFYAYWRQDNENPALKRFLDLLAERYPSPPPALGG; encoded by the coding sequence ATGCCTAACACAGGTACGAACTGCTGGAAACCTGCAGTCTCCGATACTTTGGGAACCTGCAGTGAAAGCCGCATAAAAATGCACGCCGTTTCGAATGTTCGACTGTCAGATCCCAGCATCAGGAAGCTTCAAATGACTCCTTCTTCGCAAGCTACCCGGATCGAGTTGCGTCACTTGCGGGCCGCGATAGCTGCCGCAGAATGCGGAAGCTTTCGGCAAGCATCGGAGCTTCTGGTGGTCCGACATTCCGTGTTAAGCCGCTTGATCAGCCAGTTAGAACATCTGGTCGGAGCGACATTATTTGCGCGCTCCAATGCAGGAGTTGTGCCTACCGTTGCAGGTCAGAGCGTCCTACGGATATCGCGAACAATTCTAGAGCAAGTCGACGCGATACTTGCGACCGCTCGATCCAGCGGTCGCGGCGAAGCTGGACGTCTCTCAGTGGGGTTTTGCACGTCCATTTCAGCGGGAAACCTGAGGGCAACCATGATCGATTTTAAGAAGAGATTGCCCCTGGTCGAGCTCGCGACTATCGAGCGGCCACGCCCTCTTCTAATGAGCGCTCTCAGGAACGGTACTCTCGACATAACCATCGTTCCGGGGCGAAGACCGCTGTCCGATGTCAAGACACTGCCAGTCTGGAGCGAGCGTGCACTAGCTTTGGTTCCAAACGATCATCCTCTGGCTACGCGTCAAGTCATCTACTGGACAGATCTTCGCAGCCAGACGGTGCTCTTGGGCGAGCAGGATCTTGGAAGCGAGCTCGAAGATCTGTTGGTCTCCAGGCTGGTGACCGACGAGCATCGCCCAACAATCGAACGTCACGATGTGAGTCGGGGCATCATAAAGAGCCTGATCAGTATGGGACTTGGAATTGGTCTCGTCATGGAGTCGGATGTGGGAGCCAGCTTCGCTGGTTTGGTCTACCGTGAATTGCACGACGACGCCGGCATGAGCCGCATCGGCTTCTATGCGTATTGGCGGCAAGATAACGAAAACCCGGCCCTGAAGCGTTTCCTCGATTTGCTGGCAGAGCGCTATCCCTCGCCTCCACCGGCTCTCGGGGGATGA
- a CDS encoding acyl-homoserine-lactone synthase codes for MMQVITSEYYGALAYEIAEMHRLRYRVFKERLQWDVQISGDMEIDEFDALHPIYLIQRASDSRIQGCVRMLPSTGPTMLRDIFPALLDGKSFQATPSVWESSRFALDVANDARSTIRGMTNATYELFAGMIEFGLSRHLTDIVTVTDSRMERLLRRAGWPLRRTGQPRRFGNTEAVAGYLAVSSECLTQVRTAGNLQSPILWEPAVKAA; via the coding sequence ATGATGCAGGTCATAACGTCAGAATACTACGGGGCTCTCGCCTATGAGATCGCCGAAATGCATCGGCTTCGGTACCGGGTATTCAAAGAACGCCTCCAATGGGACGTCCAAATCAGCGGCGATATGGAGATAGACGAATTCGATGCACTCCATCCCATTTACCTAATTCAGCGAGCAAGCGACTCCCGTATTCAAGGTTGCGTTCGAATGCTTCCGTCTACGGGACCGACGATGTTGCGAGATATCTTCCCCGCCTTGCTGGATGGGAAGTCATTCCAAGCAACTCCATCGGTCTGGGAAAGTAGCCGTTTCGCACTCGACGTTGCCAATGATGCGCGCAGCACAATTCGTGGAATGACCAACGCAACTTACGAGCTCTTCGCTGGCATGATCGAATTCGGTCTATCGCGACATCTAACGGATATTGTGACCGTCACGGACAGCCGCATGGAGCGCCTCTTACGCCGTGCGGGATGGCCCCTACGCCGAACAGGCCAGCCAAGAAGATTTGGAAACACTGAGGCAGTTGCTGGGTATCTTGCGGTCTCCTCGGAATGCCTAACACAGGTACGAACTGCTGGAAACCTGCAGTCTCCGATACTTTGGGAACCTGCAGTGAAAGCCGCATAA
- a CDS encoding helix-turn-helix transcriptional regulator, with translation MRLVFQTFVDRLVESRDPNDLGDGLAETAAALNLCCFAYLSLPRAPGALPLLISNYPSTWTSLYLQRQYERIDPVIVQATRHPGPFRWGLGVGLAASSDSERLLFEEAARFGIRCGFTIPIHDSSGAIAAVTFAADERRSTFERTIDDHALVLQLMAIFFHAHAQRKIAFDNRIDGVNLSPREVECLKWAAEGKSAWETGRIMGISRHTVAFHLENAKAKLGVRSTIQAVARLASARSST, from the coding sequence GTGCGGCTTGTCTTTCAAACGTTTGTCGATCGTCTCGTCGAAAGTAGGGATCCCAACGATCTCGGAGACGGATTGGCCGAAACTGCTGCGGCGCTGAATCTCTGCTGCTTCGCCTACCTTTCTCTGCCGCGCGCTCCCGGCGCGCTGCCTCTGCTAATTTCAAACTATCCTTCAACTTGGACGTCCTTATATTTACAAAGGCAATATGAGCGGATCGATCCAGTAATTGTTCAAGCGACCCGTCATCCAGGTCCGTTTCGTTGGGGCCTCGGAGTAGGATTGGCAGCGAGTTCGGACTCGGAGCGTCTATTATTCGAGGAAGCGGCTCGCTTTGGTATTCGCTGCGGGTTCACAATTCCCATCCATGATAGCAGCGGAGCCATTGCCGCGGTTACCTTTGCTGCCGATGAGCGTCGGTCCACTTTCGAGCGCACAATCGACGATCATGCACTCGTCCTGCAGCTCATGGCGATTTTCTTTCATGCTCACGCCCAGCGCAAGATCGCATTCGATAACCGGATAGACGGCGTTAATCTTTCGCCGCGAGAGGTTGAATGTCTCAAATGGGCTGCTGAGGGGAAATCGGCCTGGGAAACTGGACGCATCATGGGAATCTCGCGTCATACGGTGGCATTCCATCTCGAAAATGCCAAGGCAAAGCTCGGTGTTAGATCAACAATTCAGGCAGTCGCGCGTCTTGCTTCAGCGAGGTCGAGCACCTGA
- a CDS encoding amino acid ABC transporter ATP-binding protein yields MIDIKDVRKSFGSLEVLKGINLTVNKGEVLSLIGGSGSGKSTLLMCINGLEPIQSGNIIVDGVDVHAATTDLNELRRKIGIVFQQWNAFPHLTVIENVMLALRKVLGKTRLEAEAIAVEQLRHVGLHDKLKVFPSRLSGGQQQRMAIARALAMSPDYMLFDEVTSALDPQLVGEVLDTMRMLSKEGMTMICVTHEMRFAREVSDRVAFFRGGLVHEIGTPQQIFECPQQPETAAFLKASHF; encoded by the coding sequence ATGATTGATATCAAGGATGTGCGTAAGTCGTTCGGCTCCCTTGAGGTGCTCAAAGGAATTAACCTCACGGTCAATAAAGGAGAGGTTCTGTCGCTGATCGGTGGCTCCGGCTCCGGAAAGTCGACGTTGTTGATGTGCATTAACGGCCTCGAGCCCATTCAGTCCGGCAACATCATTGTCGATGGCGTGGATGTTCATGCCGCAACGACCGATCTCAACGAGCTGCGTCGCAAGATCGGTATCGTCTTCCAGCAATGGAACGCCTTCCCTCACCTGACCGTGATCGAAAACGTCATGTTGGCTCTGCGCAAGGTGCTCGGGAAGACCCGGCTGGAGGCAGAGGCAATCGCTGTCGAACAGCTTCGGCATGTCGGCCTCCACGACAAGCTCAAGGTGTTTCCATCTCGCCTATCGGGAGGACAGCAACAGCGAATGGCGATCGCTCGGGCGCTCGCGATGTCTCCCGACTATATGCTGTTCGACGAAGTCACGTCGGCACTTGACCCGCAACTCGTCGGTGAAGTGCTCGATACAATGCGCATGCTGTCCAAGGAGGGCATGACGATGATCTGCGTCACGCATGAAATGCGGTTTGCGCGAGAGGTATCCGACCGAGTCGCTTTCTTTCGCGGAGGCTTGGTCCATGAGATCGGGACGCCGCAACAGATCTTTGAGTGTCCACAGCAGCCGGAAACAGCCGCCTTTCTCAAGGCTTCACACTTCTGA
- a CDS encoding amino acid ABC transporter permease, giving the protein MFQGSLSWNDVLLMLQGAGVTLAITFWAVLGGTILGLVFGVVRASAARWVQIVLGAFLEIFRSVPLLIQLVLINSFSSIAKFGLPPFKIACITLAIYTAAYCAEIVRSGVLAVPQTTRRAARSLGLTRCQDLMSIVLPIATRVMLPSWIGLVLAVMKDTALVLWIGIAELLRTSQTIVTRTQEPLLVLAIAGLIYFAMSFPIARVGGYLERKWQMQ; this is encoded by the coding sequence GTGTTTCAGGGCTCTCTGTCATGGAATGATGTGCTGCTCATGCTGCAGGGCGCAGGTGTGACGCTTGCGATCACATTCTGGGCCGTCCTCGGCGGAACCATTCTCGGGCTCGTCTTCGGCGTCGTGCGTGCCAGCGCTGCGCGTTGGGTCCAAATCGTACTCGGCGCTTTCCTGGAGATCTTTCGATCGGTGCCGCTGCTGATCCAGCTTGTCCTGATCAATTCGTTCAGCTCGATCGCGAAATTCGGACTACCGCCCTTTAAAATCGCTTGCATAACGCTCGCGATATACACGGCAGCTTATTGCGCTGAGATCGTCAGAAGCGGTGTCCTGGCCGTGCCGCAAACGACGCGCCGTGCCGCTCGCTCGCTCGGCCTCACGAGGTGCCAGGACCTGATGTCGATCGTGCTTCCGATTGCAACACGAGTCATGCTTCCGAGTTGGATCGGCTTGGTCCTGGCTGTGATGAAGGACACGGCCCTGGTCCTCTGGATCGGGATCGCCGAGCTTCTTCGAACCTCGCAAACAATCGTCACTCGGACCCAAGAGCCGCTGCTCGTATTAGCGATCGCCGGCCTCATCTACTTCGCAATGAGCTTCCCGATTGCGCGCGTCGGCGGATATCTCGAGAGAAAGTGGCAGATGCAATGA